TGAACTATCACCCTCCGGTTAGCCGGTTGGGGCTTTCCGTGAACAACCTGGTGGGTTTACACAGGTTGGGAATCTTGCCGAGTCCTGCGCTCTTGGCTTGATCCTGATGCTTGCTGCACCGTTTGGGCTGGCGGAGGTGCTTCCAGAGATCGCCACCGCAGGCCTTGTCATCCCAGATTAAGAGCTTATTTCAAAACGCTCTCATGAGCCGTTTGAAGCAGATCATCGAGCAGCCCAGCAGGGTAAACGCTTCATGGATATCGGCTCGGCGCTCGTAACGCGTGGCCAGACGCCTCATCTGCTCCACCCAGGCGAAGGTACGTTCCACCACCCAGCGGTGGCGTCCGAGCCTCTGGCCATCTTCGATGCCTCGGCGAGCTATTCGGGGCCGAATGTGTCGGGTGCGACAGGCTCGGCGGCAACGTCGAGCATCGTAGGCCTTGTCCGCATGCAGCTTGCGGGGACGTTGCCGTGGCCGGCCACGTCGTCCTGCCACGGGATGGACGGCATCCAGCAGATCTTCCAGGAGCACGCTATCGTGCGTATTCGCCCCCGTCAGTCGTACCGCCAGCGGTGTCCCGAACCGGTCGGTCAACAGGTGACGCTTGGTGCCCGGTCGGCCTCGGTCCGTCGGGTTCGGCCCCGTGGCAGCCCCCCTTTTTTGGCCTTTATGGAAGCACTGTCCATACAGGCTCGATCCCAATCCAGGCGGTCGGCGCCGCGCAGGTGCTCTAACAGCACCTGATGCAGCCTTTGCCAGACACCGGCCTCATGCCAGTCTCGGAGGCGACGCCAGCAGGTGACGCCGGAGCCGCACCCCATTTCCTGAGGCAGCATGTCCCATGAGATCCCGGCCTTCAGAACGAAGAGGATCCCGGTCAAGGCGGCACGGTTGGAGATGGGAGGTCGGCCACCACGCGGCTTTGGCTTCTCCGGTGGTAACAGCGGCTCCACGATCTCCCAAAGCTCGTCGGATACGATCTTCTTAGCCATACCAACAGGCTGGGGTTGTCACTGGCGTGAATCAAGGTTTTGAAAAGCGCTCTAAGGAATAGATCCACTGGTGACTGACGCCGCCGCCAGACAAGGGCCCCATGAAACCGCTGATCTGCTCTGGGCTCCACTCCTCTCGCAGCCGGTCGACGACAGCGGCAATCATGCTGGGCAAGCGCTTTGTCCTCTTCCAGGCAGTGCGTCGCCGATGATCACTGCAGGCCTGCGCCTGCTCAGGCTCGTAACCGCTGTCGGTAGCGTTGCGGCGCAGCTCCCGGCTGACCGTGCTGTTGTGGATGCCAAGCTCTCTGGCGATCTGACGTCGGCTCATGCCCAAGTCATGACGGGCATAGATCTGGTATCGTTGGGTCTGGGTCAGCTGTCGGTATCCCATGCTCTGCTTCACTTTGGTAGGTGAGCCGAGAAGGGTACCGGCGCTGCCCCTCCCGCCTCTACCTCGTGGTCCAAAGTGCTGCGGTTATTCTATGAATCCAGGACATCTAGTGAAGGCGTGTCGAAGCAGGAAGGTTCTCGGGGCGACCCAAGAACCCTCGCCCAAAGCGCCTGGGGCAGCGGACGGGGAGTGTCAGCTGAAGTGCTGCTTTTCACATGCTACTCAGGAGCTGCCTTGTTTTTCCGCGGCCGAGCCATAATGCGCTATTGCCTACTGGCACTAGCCGGATGCCTGCTGCTGGGGGCGGCTACACAGACGTTAGCGTCGCCGATTGATTTAACGGTGGTAGCCCACAATGAGGACTTGGTCGGGGAGATGGAAGTTCGCGGGGGTAGCTGGCAGGGTGATCTGATGCCTTGGCAGGTGCTGGCCGCGTCAGACTGGCAACAGGGAGAAGATGCCCAAAAGCTGCTGGTCAAGCCGCGCGAACGTTCTACTATTTGGCTGCGCGGAACGGTTACCAATACCAGCATTGAGCCGATAAGGCGTTGGCTGCAGCTATCGCCCTGGCGATTGGAGCAGGTCAACGCCTGGCTCCTGGCTCCTGATACCGGGCGCGTACTGGCCCAGGCGAAAACGGGGCTGAATGTTCCCGTGTCCGAACGCACGGTGGAGAGTAGTCGAACGCTGGTGCCGATCACACTGCCAGCCGGTGAGACTCGTCAGCTACTTATCAGGATAAGCAGCAATAGCCGGCCCTTTCTCACCGTGAAAAGCTGGAAACCAGTCGCTTTTACCAATACTCAGGCGAGTCGCTACCAGAGCCACTCGATTATACTCGCATCACTGCTGACGCTGTTCGTCGTCTTATTATTGCAGTGGGACTATCGCTACGCTTTGATCGGTGCCTGGATGCTGGCGACGTTTGTGCTGGAGGCAGAAAAAGAAGGCTATATCAGCTTTGTTCTTTTCAGCGGGCTTGCTGACTATGCCGGCAATATTCGCTTTACCGCATGGATTTTACATAAGGCACTTTTTTTAGTCGTCAGCGTTTATTTATTAAAGTTGCATCAGTGCCGTGTTTGGCGCTGGCTGCCTGCAGTCGTTCTGGTAACTGCCGGCGTGTTTTCCCTACTCACCTTTGTGCTCAACAGTGTAGATATACGCAATCTTGGTGTCGCGATTGATTTTGGTTTTTCGGCTATCTGGCTAATGCTGTTACCAGGCGCGCTTCAGAAAAGGAACCGATGGCAATGGGCGCTATTGGGGCTTGTGTCGTGTTATTGGCTAACCACAACGTATATGTTGCTGAGTTATACCTTCGCATTTCAATACACTGCAGCTTTCGCCTCGTCCAGGGTAATGATAGAAATTGCCGTGGTGCTTGGGCTGTTGGGTGTCTATGCTCGGCAAAAGCGCGATCGCAAACGCTATCTTGAGCTTCAGTTGCGCGAACAGGAAAAAGCGCAAAGGGTACGGCTGGAAGCAATGGTAGCGACTCGAACGCAGGAGCTGCGGCAGGCCGTGGAAGAGGCCGACCGTGCCAACGCGGCCAAGTCGAACTTTTTAGCGCGCATTACCCACGACCTGCGTTCGCCACTAACATCTATCCTCGGCTACAACCAGCTGCTGGCGGCCGAGGGTGGCCGCATCGGCGAGATCAGCCGCGTTGTTTACGCCAGCGCCGAGCACATGCTCAACCTGGTCAACCGTCTGATTGATTACGCCCGAGGAGGCAGTGAAGGGGTGGTGGAACTGGCCGATTTTTATCTGCCGGCGTTTCTCGAGAGCATTGGCCGAGAAGC
This DNA window, taken from Halomonas piscis, encodes the following:
- a CDS encoding IS5 family transposase (programmed frameshift) produces the protein MAKKIVSDELWEIVEPLLPPEKPKPRGGRPPISNRAALTGILFVLKAGISWDMLPQEMGCGSGVTCWRRLRDWHEAGVWQRLHQVLLEHLRGADRLDWDRACMDSASIKAKKRGAATGPNPTDRGRPGTKRHLLTDRFGTPLAVRLTGANTHDSVLLEDLLDAVHPVAGRRGRPRQRPRKLHADKAYDARRCRRACRTRHIRPRIARRGIEDGQRLGRHRWVVERTFAWVEQMRRLATRYERRADIHEAFTLLGCSMICFKRLMRAF
- a CDS encoding ATP-binding protein, whose translation is MPWQVLAASDWQQGEDAQKLLVKPRERSTIWLRGTVTNTSIEPIRRWLQLSPWRLEQVNAWLLAPDTGRVLAQAKTGLNVPVSERTVESSRTLVPITLPAGETRQLLIRISSNSRPFLTVKSWKPVAFTNTQASRYQSHSIILASLLTLFVVLLLQWDYRYALIGAWMLATFVLEAEKEGYISFVLFSGLADYAGNIRFTAWILHKALFLVVSVYLLKLHQCRVWRWLPAVVLVTAGVFSLLTFVLNSVDIRNLGVAIDFGFSAIWLMLLPGALQKRNRWQWALLGLVSCYWLTTTYMLLSYTFAFQYTAAFASSRVMIEIAVVLGLLGVYARQKRDRKRYLELQLREQEKAQRVRLEAMVATRTQELRQAVEEADRANAAKSNFLARITHDLRSPLTSILGYNQLLAAEGGRIGEISRVVYASAEHMLNLVNRLIDYARGGSEGVVELADFYLPAFLESIGREASIKARENGNAFQLIKATDLPTIVRSDATYLRQILLNLLDNAAKHTEHGNVELKVACRPRNGQDGTTLVFDVSDDGYGIPLEQQNRLWEPFYQGSGRCGGLGLGLSIVKQLTQQLGAELTLDSEPGRGTRIGFELPVSVDGTEQADVAIIQESQHVLPYFDATGYTAWVVEDAAAIRDFLHAELDGLGFTVRLFANAEAFFGAADAALAAPDLVITDYYLTGASGDAVLAASRRCWPEVAVILLSATQRMHKPALQQGGQDYTERLTKPVHLAYLRRAIASACGCELSMPEALSQEVSQPVSPESAIAVLDTKEKQQLAHFLALGAVTDMVEWTQELATQDSERRGAAATLSSLAEQGRFDTLARLLADTQAG